One stretch of Arthrobacter polaris DNA includes these proteins:
- a CDS encoding ADP-ribosylglycohydrolase family protein — translation MGGSLGDAFGYLVEFDSLAEITAKYGHSGLVDLSQAHGTAXFSDDTQMTLYTLDGLLEVLEWANNGVGADINACQWLAYLRWLKTQGIETADHAPEQSPRWIDAQSVLHHQRHPGNACVTGLATGEMGTVFRPVNPDSKGCGTVMRSAPYGLLPHIEAETIYKISSDAASLTHGHPSARQSSAAFSWLIHQLVMGAQPLRAAAESARDRAAVEPSADTDLLARLEQALTLSTHDGEPLCGDSLTSALGLGWVAEEALGVALYCVLATAEAAVSPVEHFLVAVRLAANHSGDSDSTAAIAGNILGALYGEAALPPSWLTLCEAPHVIRHLGTEFIKLTTGE, via the coding sequence ATGGGCGGTTCACTGGGCGACGCTTTTGGTTACCTGGTTGAGTTCGATTCCTTGGCAGAGATTACTGCCAAGTACGGTCATTCAGGGTTGGTGGATCTTTCTCAGGCTCACGGCACAGCACANTTTTCCGATGACACCCAAATGACGCTCTACACACTAGATGGCCTGCTGGAAGTCCTTGAATGGGCCAACAATGGTGTGGGTGCAGATATCAATGCCTGCCAGTGGCTGGCCTATCTGCGCTGGCTGAAAACCCAGGGCATTGAGACCGCCGATCATGCCCCTGAACAGTCGCCCCGCTGGATCGATGCCCAGAGCGTCCTGCACCACCAACGGCACCCTGGAAATGCTTGTGTCACCGGTCTGGCCACGGGCGAGATGGGCACAGTTTTCCGCCCTGTGAACCCTGATTCCAAGGGCTGCGGCACTGTCATGCGTTCGGCTCCTTACGGCCTGTTGCCACATATCGAGGCCGAGACCATCTACAAAATCAGCTCTGACGCCGCCTCGCTGACCCATGGCCACCCCTCCGCCCGCCAATCTTCGGCAGCCTTTAGTTGGCTCATCCACCAGCTGGTCATGGGTGCACAGCCGCTACGTGCCGCTGCCGAGTCTGCGCGGGATAGGGCTGCTGTGGAACCTAGCGCTGACACCGATCTGCTGGCCCGTTTGGAGCAGGCGCTCACTCTGTCCACGCACGACGGCGAACCCCTCTGCGGCGATTCCCTCACCTCGGCCTTGGGGCTGGGGTGGGTGGCGGAGGAGGCGTTAGGTGTGGCGTTGTACTGCGTGCTTGCCACGGCGGAGGCCGCTGTGTCACCCGTTGAGCATTTCTTGGTGGCGGTCCGCTTGGCGGCAAACCACAGCGGCGACAGCGATTCAACCGCTGCGATTGCAGGGAACATCCTCGGTGCGCTGTACGGCGAAGCTGCACTACCGCCATCGTGGCTCACGCTGTGCGAGGCCCCGCACGTCATCCGCCATTTGGGCACCGAATTCATCAAGCTCACCACCGGGGAGTAG